The Paenibacillus pabuli DNA segment GTCTGTGATCTGCGTTTTGTTTTAAATTTCGTGTATAATGCCAGCAACCAGGACAGGATGAATCCCGTGACCAGCTGTGAACCGACAACCTCTCCGAGTTGATATCCTTCACCGTATGCCAGCACAACTATGGTTGACAAGATGCCATAGCTCATTGCACCAGCGAGAACGGACAAATAGTATTTCATTATGAATAAACCTCCTGATGATCGATAATACGTCCGCATGTTTACTCCATGCCAAGGTCACAACTACCATCCAAACGCAAAAAATCCTAACTTCGAGCAAGGAATGAACGAAATTCCTTGCATCGTAGTTAGGAAGTATAGGCTTCCCGTAGAGACCCTCGCCCTGTGTACACTTTTGGCCTGCGAGGTTATACGAAATGAAGTATGCTTTTGTGATGTTACGTATGTGACGACTTTTCATATATTACATGGCAGGTGAGATGGTGTCAACCCTGAGCAATCAAATAAATGAATTAGCCAGCTTAGAGCCTCGCACAATACCCATCTTCGGCGTTATCTCATTCAGGAGATTCCCATGCCAGCGTTTGTTCCAAGCCCTTCTGCAAACCTTGCAGATCCAAGCCATCCACGGCAAAGGCTTCCCGGATCAATGGCGGAGCCACAAATTCATCATATTTGCCAAGATACGGCGCCTCGTCCTCCGCCAGCAGTCCTGAAGCATCATCAACGGTTCTGCATTCACTCATAATCTCTGTCAGCAGTGTACGTGCATCCACTTTACCGGAGACGACAAAATAATACGGCTCCATGGGCACAACTGAACGCAGCGCAAGCTTGTCAGACAGATTATGTTTCATCAAACGTTCCAGAGTTCGGAATGATTTGCTTCCCACCCAAGGGAGAACGTATAGGGAATCACCGCCAGCTGGAATAACGACCTGCTTCAGCAATCCACTTTCCCTTGCCAAACGGCGCGCCCGCTCCAATCGATTCACCGCTTGTGGAGACAGATAAGGATAGATGACTGAATCCGACAGAACCTCACGCATTTTCTGAATGACCAGCGTATGAATGTCACCCCCCGCTCCAAGCCATAGGGTATCCACTTTGCCTTTGGCTGCCTTCACATACACGGCTTTATGTTTATGATCCACTTCTTCCACTTTCCAGAGCTTTCCTGCAAGCGAAAAACAATAACCGGGTGGTGGAACCGTCGTGATTGAACCGATTTCCTCTGAACCATTCAGTACCTTGTGTTCCTCATCATCCTTGAAAACTGCGTAAAATCGATAATTATTCACCGTTTTCTCGCCAGTCAGCCCAATGATTAATGTTCGTTCTTCGGTCCATTGCAGATGATCCGTCTCGATCAGATAATTCAGGAAAGTCTGGTACTGATCGGCCCGGATCTGGCTGAACGGCGCAAGGGACAGCACGGCATATGCCAGTTCGCGAGGCTCTGCCTCCCCCATGCTTTTCAGCATGCTCATCGTCTGATGGTAGAGAACACCCATTGGCATTTTACGAGCCTCAAGCGGTTCGACCCACTTGGTCTTCACATACAGTTCTATGACTGCAATGGCACGCAGCAGCGTCCATGGCATGCGAGCCGGAAGCTGTGCTTCTTCGTCCTCTTCTTCCGGACATACGAATAACATTTCCGAAGCCATGTCATCACGTCTTCCAGATCTCCCCAGACGCTGGACAAAACTTGATGCGCTGTAAGGGGCTCCGAGCTGCACAACCCGCTCCAATTCACCAAGATCAATCCCCAGCTCCAGCGTTACAGTTGCGGCGGCTACTGCAGGCCCGACGCCAGTTCTCAGGGCAGCTTCGGTTTCCTCTCTGAGCATGGCCGAAATGCTGCCATGATGCACATGAAACACATCCCTTTCCTCTCGTCGTGCTGCGACTCTCCTCATTTCAAGGATGGTCACCTCGGCATCCGTCCGGCTGTTAGTGAAGATCAGCGCCTTTTTGCGATATGTACTCTCATAGATGAAATCGTAATAGGCTTTGCGCGCATTGTGTAGATGTTCGGCCTGCTCCTCATCCCGGGCATCAGGAAAAGAGAAATGCTCTACCCGCAAGCGCAATTTGCGGCCGCCTGGAGAAGATACAACATCCACCCCTTCCTGCGTTCCGGCTGCCAGCCATGAAGTTGCTGCCTCATAATCACTCAGTGTCGCAGATAATCCAACTCTGCGGGGTCTGCAGCCAGCCATCCGTTCAATCCGGGCCAGTTCACTCAATACCTGAATACCCCGATCTGCTCCCATGAAAGCATGGACCTCATCAATAATGA contains these protein-coding regions:
- a CDS encoding DEAD/DEAH box helicase, which translates into the protein MSDNPFYRLAPFVQEFIYKKRWDSLRPAQIEACHICFDTPHHMLIAAGTASGKTEAAFFPALTELYERPSKSVGILYIGPLKALINDQFERLKDLLSEGNIPVWHWHGDVPQAEKTRLVRNPSGVLQITPESLEGLLMNRPNAIPALFHDLRYVIIDEVHAFMGADRGIQVLSELARIERMAGCRPRRVGLSATLSDYEAATSWLAAGTQEGVDVVSSPGGRKLRLRVEHFSFPDARDEEQAEHLHNARKAYYDFIYESTYRKKALIFTNSRTDAEVTILEMRRVAARREERDVFHVHHGSISAMLREETEAALRTGVGPAVAAATVTLELGIDLGELERVVQLGAPYSASSFVQRLGRSGRRDDMASEMLFVCPEEEDEEAQLPARMPWTLLRAIAVIELYVKTKWVEPLEARKMPMGVLYHQTMSMLKSMGEAEPRELAYAVLSLAPFSQIRADQYQTFLNYLIETDHLQWTEERTLIIGLTGEKTVNNYRFYAVFKDDEEHKVLNGSEEIGSITTVPPPGYCFSLAGKLWKVEEVDHKHKAVYVKAAKGKVDTLWLGAGGDIHTLVIQKMREVLSDSVIYPYLSPQAVNRLERARRLARESGLLKQVVIPAGGDSLYVLPWVGSKSFRTLERLMKHNLSDKLALRSVVPMEPYYFVVSGKVDARTLLTEIMSECRTVDDASGLLAEDEAPYLGKYDEFVAPPLIREAFAVDGLDLQGLQKGLEQTLAWESPE